ACGCTTACATACAGCCCTACTTTCGGTTTCGATATCTGTGCACGCCGCGCTGCAATGCGCTCAAGTGCGATGGAAGGTCTTGACCTTTCAAGTGTGCGTGTTGCGGGTATCGGCGCAGAGATGATCCGCCCAGATGTTCTTAAACGTTTCCATGACACATTTGGCGAAATCGGCTTCTCTGAAAAAGCCTTCCTGCCAAGTTACGGCCTGGCGGAATGTACGCTCGGTGTAAGTTTTGGTAAAGTTGGCGTTGGTATCGAAGTTGATCTCGTTGAAGAAGCTTCACTAACCGGAGATCGCCACCTACTTGTAAACGGCAGCGAAGATAATCCGCGCATGCGCAAAGTTGTTAACTGCGGTACGCCTCTACCGGAATATGATATTGAAATCCGCAATGAAGACGACAACGTTCTTCCAGAAAACCATGTAGGACGTGTATTCCTCCGCGGTATTTCTGTAATGCGCGAGTATTTCAATGATCCTGAAACAACCCGTGCCGTGCTTAGCCCAGAAGGCTGGCTCGACACAGGCGATATGGGTTATATGAAAGACGGTGACATTTATATCGTTGGCCGCGCCAAAGATATGATCATTGTAAACGGTAAAAACCACTGGCCACAGGATATCGAGTGGGCTGCGGAGCAAATTGACGGTATTAAAACTGGTGATGTTGCAGCAATTTCCGTCCCTGGTGAAAATGCCGAAGAAGTACCGATGGTTTTAGTGCAATGCCGTATTTCCGATGTTGCTGAGCGCACAAAACTAATCGAAGATATTCGTAAGCAAATTCAGGCGTCAACTGGTGTTACAAGCTTGATTGAACTGGTATCACCACGAGCTCTACCGCGCACCTCGTCTGGTAAATTGAGCCGAACCAAAGCCCGAAACGCTTATCTTTCAGGAAACTTGCAAGCACTAGCTAGCTAACCAATATGACAGATCAGATCACAAATACTGCCGCTGGTAAGACAATTGCTCTAACCGGCGGCACTGGTTTTTTAGGCGGCCATGTTATTGATTGCCTTTTAAACGCCGGACATAACATCCGTGCCCTAACCCGCCGCTCACAGCCGGAGCGGGAAGGTATTATTTGGGTTGAAGGGTCTATGTCGGATACTGAAAGCCTAGAGAAACTTTGTGAAGGTGCAGATACACTCATTCATGTTGCAGGTCTTACCAAAGCGCTCAATCGGGATATCTTTTTCGATGTGAATGTAAAAGGCAGCAAGCTTGTTTTTGAAGCCGCAGCCAAAACAGGCGTTGACCATGTTATACATATTTCAAGCCTTGCTGCCCGTGAACCAAGGCTTTCCCATTATGGCGCCAGCAAAGCTGGAACAGAAATGCTGCTGACAGCACGTAAGTGGCCCTTCAGCTGGACGATAGTACGCCCACCAGCCATTTATGGCCCAGGTGACAAAGAAATCTTGAAACTTCTTAAAGCAACTAAACTCGGTGTGCTCCCTGCCCCAGGTAGCAGTAAAAATCGTGTTTCAATGATTCATGCACGTGATCTTGCTGAAGCAATCACCGCGATGTGCGATAAAAGCCATAGTGCTTCTATTGTTGAAATTGACGATGGTAAAACAGGCGGGTATCAGATTTCAGAAATTGCTGAAGCTGTGCCAAGCAATTCCGACAAGAAAACAAAAATTATCCCGCTTCCATTTTGGGTTTTAGGGTCGATTGGAGCCGTGAACGGCATTTTTGCTAGCCTTGTTAAGAAGCCAGCAATGCTTACACTCTCTACAGCCCGATACCTTTGCCATCCTGACTGGGTGGTAAGAGAAGGCAGACGTCCTAAACTTGCAAATTGGTCGCCAAAATTTAGCCTTAAAGCCGGATTAGAGGATACAATCGACTGGTATCGAAAAAACGGGCTTTTATGATTGGCAACTCCCCTCTATAAACAGGGGTAATTTAAAAATTCCACTAAAATAGGCGGTTAACATGGCAAAAGCCGAAACTCTTGAAACTATCTATGCCCTTATTACACCAATTAATAAAAAGGGCGTAAAGCTTGCACCTGAAGTAACATTCGCTGGTGATCTTGAGCTAGACAGCCTTACCGTGATGGATCTGGTTGCTGATATTGAAGATGAATTCGATATTATTCTTCCCCTCAACCTGTTACCTGATCTTGAAACAATTGAACACGTAGCAGACGCAGTTGAAAAGATTGTAAGCGAAGGCAATTAATCTATGGATTTGCTTGATAAGTTTGACGCAACGGTTGCGCTCCGTGAAAGCCTGCCTTTTGAAAAGGCTGACCCTTTCAAAGTAGTAATGGATGAAATCATTTCAGAAACTGAGGCGATTATTGCTGGCAGACACACTATTCTTGCTGGCACCAATAACTATATGGGCATGACCTTTAACGAAAGCTCTCTTGCGGCTGCAAAGCAGGCAATTGATGATTTCGGTACAGGAACAACAGGCTCACGCGTTCTAAACGGTACATACGGTAGCCACAAAGCCCTTGAGCAAACCATTGCTGACTTCTATGGCATGGACCACTGCATGGTGTTTTCAACTGGATATCAGGCGAACCTAGGCATGATCTCAGCTCTTGGCGGCAAAGATGATTTCATTATCATTGATGCTGATAGCCATGCATCCATCTATGATGGTTGTAAGATGAGCGATGCAACTATTGTACGCTTCAAGCATAATGATGTTGAAAACATGGAACGCCGCCTAAAGAGGCTCCCTAAAGACGCTGGCAAACTTATAGTAATAGAAGGCATTTATTCCATGCTTGGAGATGCCGCACCCGTTAAGGAACTGCTTGAAGTTGCTAAGAAATATGGCTGTATGACACTGGTTGATGAAGCACATTCCATGGGCTTCTCTGGTGAAAATGGCCGAGGTGTAGCAGAGGAACTTGGTGTAGAGCATTTGGTTGATTTCTACGTTGGCACCTTCTCTAAATCGGTTGGTACTGTTGGTGGCTTTGCCGTTTCTAACCACCCTAAATTTGATGTGCTACGCTTTGTGAGCCGTCCATATATTTTCACAGCAAGTCTGCCACCTAGTGTGGTTGCTTCTGCAACAGCTTCTATCGAGGCTATCAAACGCAGTGGAAACCGCCGCGCGCACCTGTGGGAAAACGCACGCCAGCTACACACCGGCCTGAAAACTGCTGGTTTCAAAATGTGTACAGAAAAAGCTGAAAGCCCAATTATTGCTGTACACCTTCCAGATCCAATGATGGGCACCAAATTCTGGGAACAACTGCTTCTTGAAGGTGTTTATGTGAACATGGCTGCACCGCCTGCAACACCAGCAGGTATGTTCCTAATGCGTGTAAGCGTATGTGCACAACACACAAGTGAGCAGATTGATGAAATTATCAAACGCTTTAAAACAACAGCTGAAAAGGTTGGCCTTGAACTAGCAGTATAGAACTTAGTTCAATGAATAAAAAAAGGCGGTCCAATTTGGTACCGCTTTTTTTTAACTATTTAAATGCGCCCTTTTTCCTGAGGCTCCAAAAGAGAGAGACCCCCGCAATAATGGGCCATTTTCTCATCCAGTCTTTTATCTCTATTTCAACACCTGAATGACGACGGATTTTCCAGGCGAGATAATCAATACCGCCATCAAAAGTCATAGAAGCCTTTACAAGCCTCAAAAAGCTCACCCATTTACCGTTCCAGCGACGCATCATCCATTTAAAAGCTGGTTTAAATCGCCGCTCAGGCTGCTTCTGCAAAGGTGTAACCTCAGTGCTTATACCTAATGCTTCAAGAGCTACAGGAGTCAGGCGATCATAACGTTCCTGATCCAAAAGATAGATCTCCAGGCCTTTGCCACCTCGCTCTGATCGTAGTTCCGCCGCATAGGTAGCCTCAAAGGCTTCTACCCATAACTCACGGGATTCAATAACATGGGGCTTTAGATCAAGAATGTTACCCAGCATGGTTTTAACTGCTGTCGCGATATATTCATTAATTTCTGCAAATGCGAGGTCATCGCGAGCATTGAGCAAAAGGCAAGGCTGACAAAAACGCGCCCACACAGAAACATTCAAACATGATGTAGACACCCTGTATTTCAAATCCTCCATGGACAGCACCGCGTATTTAGAGCGCACTGTCATACCGTCTATCTCTGTTTCGTGATAAAAGACATTAGGTGGGATCATCTTATTGGCAGCGGCTAACCAACGTTTTTCATAGGCGTTACTGTAACTATCTACAATCACATAAAAATCGAGAATTTTATCCTCTATTTCTCCCGTACGCAGACATGATCCATAGAAGACCACACCGGTCACACAATCGCCGTAGCGCGTGGATATCTCTTTAGCCGCGATCTCTACCTCTCTAGGCACGGACCGGTCCCATTCGGCCCTGATAAAGCCAACTAGCTCATTATCACTCGAGTTCATGAATACCCTGCTATTTAATAGAAATAAAAGTAAGGGCTTTATCACCGCGCAATGTTACAGGAACACCAGCGGTCGGCTGATAAATTTCTCCATCCAGCGTAACAGGGTCAGTCCCCTCAAAACGAATTTCATTACTGTTACGTGTATGTGTCCCTGAAATACTTTTATTCTTAAAACCACCCGTGATCAGCGCTCTGAATGCCCGGAACAGGTTCCCTGCTCCCGGTTCGATCGCTGAAAATCTCAGTCCGCCATCCCCAACGGAACCATAAGGCTTCAACCCAAGAATTAAATTATCAAGCGTTGTCGCCAGTACAGCAGCATACTGTCCTGCCATACGTGCACTTCCTGGTACGATTATCTCCATCGGATCAGAAACAAGAAGATCTTTCTGTTTACCAATTCCGAATGCAGATCCAAGAAGCTTCATAAATGCCATAACATGTGCAAGGGAATTTGGCACTCCCATAGAATAGGCATTTTCTCGCGTCCAGAAAATCCCTTTTACAACACCAGCTGTACCAAAGAATGTACCAACCTTTGGTAATTCACCATCACCCATATCAAGCTCGATAAGATGTCTGCTTGTGATCGCATCCGCAATTTTGCCTTCGCTGGCAATCCTTAGGAGCTTGCGAAGCACCTTCGAAGGCTTTCCTTTAAAACCCAAATCTGCCGCTGTCATATTAGTTTTCCCACCTGGCAAAAATGCGATAGGCGGAACGACAGAAAAATGATTCTTATAAAGAATAGCAGAAAGCACAGCACCAATTGTTCCATCGCCGCCGTTGACAATGATCATTGCAGGATTGGCTTTAGCGAATAGCGACAACGCCTCATCGATAGTATCAATACCATTCAGTTCAAAATGAACAATGTTAGCACTTTCATTGATAACCTTGCGAATTTCGCCCATTCCGTTGGCATTTGTTGTGCTGAGAGGGTTGGAAATAATCGCTACAAGCGGAACAGTGGCACCACTTTGAATATTGGTTTTATCTAACTGCATTCTATCCCGCTCCAACAGGAATTAAGCACACAAAAAAGCCAAGGTGGCATTCACCTCAGCGTTACAATTTTATTTCAACGCGCCATATATAAGCAATCAGTTTAAATTTTTCAATATTAACGACGCCTAGCCTTACGGCGCTTCTCTTTCTTTTCGTCGTCACCGCCTAAGATATACTTCAATTTGACGGTAGTTTCCGTAACCCCAGCAGGCATATCCATGATTACTTCTTCAGCGTCCGGTGCACCTAGTCCCAGTTTCGGATTATTTGAAAATCCAAAACCTTCGGAAAGAAAATCGGCTTTGCCGTTAGCATTTTTATCATGCATCACCACAAGTGCATATTTTCCTGCACTAGGTAATTGAACACACATAGCCTGTTCACCAGCATCAATTACAGGTACATCCAAGCGCACCAGTTTCTTCCCCTTAGCGAGAAAATCATCCGGGTTAGAGCTGTATATCTGCGCACGCAGATTGCCTTCCTGCGTGCGAATATTTTCTACATTTACCAGAAGCGCTGCCCCACTATCGCCTGCTGCACATGAAGAAGCTACATCTTGCGCATAAACACCTCCAGATAGGAAATGCCCACCTAGCACCAGGGAAGAAATCAAAGCTGAACATACAAATTTCATTACAGTTACTCCGCGCTTCTGTTAATGCCTATCATTTCCTGCTGGAAGGTGGCAGAATTATGTCTCATATGCGCCGAAATAAAGTGTAAGACAACAAGCTTTTGCCATGTTCATAGTGTGGAAGTATATGAATTGTCACTTGAAACTAAGCTAGAACCAGTGTAGCGCCACATATATGATTAATAGAATTGACCGATATGTATTAAAGCAAGTTGCCATGCCTCTCATCTCTACGCTGGGTATCGCGGCACTCTTGCTTATCCTTGAGAAAATGCTGAGCCTGTTTGACTTTGTGGTGAATCAGGGCGGCCCCGCCAATATTGTATTCCGAATGCTCGCAAACCTTACCCCACACTA
This DNA window, taken from Kordiimonas sp. SCSIO 12603, encodes the following:
- a CDS encoding fatty acyl-AMP ligase; this encodes MVEADAMTVVTPTLDPSLPRRYSDFDTLVEAMEYAAQGKRGANFFNARGDLIQSVTWTELRNRAETIGRKLTKLGFEKGDRIALIAETSANFVAFFMGCQYASVLPVPLPLPTSFGGKVGYVSQLRMQMESCEANGIMAPEFMGEMIAEATEGMNMVFSGAMDDYLAVEGDGELRLPVKEDLAYLQYSSGSTRFPHGVSVTHQSLLANTHGMGFHGVKLIDEDRCVSWLPFYHDMGLVGTLLTTITCQVSVDFIPTEEFARRPLSWLRVISQNKGTLTYSPTFGFDICARRAAMRSSAMEGLDLSSVRVAGIGAEMIRPDVLKRFHDTFGEIGFSEKAFLPSYGLAECTLGVSFGKVGVGIEVDLVEEASLTGDRHLLVNGSEDNPRMRKVVNCGTPLPEYDIEIRNEDDNVLPENHVGRVFLRGISVMREYFNDPETTRAVLSPEGWLDTGDMGYMKDGDIYIVGRAKDMIIVNGKNHWPQDIEWAAEQIDGIKTGDVAAISVPGENAEEVPMVLVQCRISDVAERTKLIEDIRKQIQASTGVTSLIELVSPRALPRTSSGKLSRTKARNAYLSGNLQALAS
- a CDS encoding NAD(P)-dependent oxidoreductase, whose translation is MTDQITNTAAGKTIALTGGTGFLGGHVIDCLLNAGHNIRALTRRSQPEREGIIWVEGSMSDTESLEKLCEGADTLIHVAGLTKALNRDIFFDVNVKGSKLVFEAAAKTGVDHVIHISSLAAREPRLSHYGASKAGTEMLLTARKWPFSWTIVRPPAIYGPGDKEILKLLKATKLGVLPAPGSSKNRVSMIHARDLAEAITAMCDKSHSASIVEIDDGKTGGYQISEIAEAVPSNSDKKTKIIPLPFWVLGSIGAVNGIFASLVKKPAMLTLSTARYLCHPDWVVREGRRPKLANWSPKFSLKAGLEDTIDWYRKNGLL
- a CDS encoding acyl carrier protein; this translates as MAKAETLETIYALITPINKKGVKLAPEVTFAGDLELDSLTVMDLVADIEDEFDIILPLNLLPDLETIEHVADAVEKIVSEGN
- a CDS encoding aminotransferase class I/II-fold pyridoxal phosphate-dependent enzyme yields the protein MDLLDKFDATVALRESLPFEKADPFKVVMDEIISETEAIIAGRHTILAGTNNYMGMTFNESSLAAAKQAIDDFGTGTTGSRVLNGTYGSHKALEQTIADFYGMDHCMVFSTGYQANLGMISALGGKDDFIIIDADSHASIYDGCKMSDATIVRFKHNDVENMERRLKRLPKDAGKLIVIEGIYSMLGDAAPVKELLEVAKKYGCMTLVDEAHSMGFSGENGRGVAEELGVEHLVDFYVGTFSKSVGTVGGFAVSNHPKFDVLRFVSRPYIFTASLPPSVVASATASIEAIKRSGNRRAHLWENARQLHTGLKTAGFKMCTEKAESPIIAVHLPDPMMGTKFWEQLLLEGVYVNMAAPPATPAGMFLMRVSVCAQHTSEQIDEIIKRFKTTAEKVGLELAV
- a CDS encoding diacylglycerol kinase family protein yields the protein MQLDKTNIQSGATVPLVAIISNPLSTTNANGMGEIRKVINESANIVHFELNGIDTIDEALSLFAKANPAMIIVNGGDGTIGAVLSAILYKNHFSVVPPIAFLPGGKTNMTAADLGFKGKPSKVLRKLLRIASEGKIADAITSRHLIELDMGDGELPKVGTFFGTAGVVKGIFWTRENAYSMGVPNSLAHVMAFMKLLGSAFGIGKQKDLLVSDPMEIIVPGSARMAGQYAAVLATTLDNLILGLKPYGSVGDGGLRFSAIEPGAGNLFRAFRALITGGFKNKSISGTHTRNSNEIRFEGTDPVTLDGEIYQPTAGVPVTLRGDKALTFISIK
- a CDS encoding DUF2141 domain-containing protein, with the translated sequence MKFVCSALISSLVLGGHFLSGGVYAQDVASSCAAGDSGAALLVNVENIRTQEGNLRAQIYSSNPDDFLAKGKKLVRLDVPVIDAGEQAMCVQLPSAGKYALVVMHDKNANGKADFLSEGFGFSNNPKLGLGAPDAEEVIMDMPAGVTETTVKLKYILGGDDEKKEKRRKARRR